The nucleotide sequence TTCTTCTCGTGCTACTTGCTTTCGTAGCATAATCTGCCATGTTCTTAATTCTAAACCTTCAGGCTTATATTGATAAGGAATCTTTTTCTTACTCTTAGGCTTTTGCTTCATAATTTGTTTCTAACATAACCTTAATTCCGCAACCAGATGCGTAATTTTGTGTTAATATATTTTATAAGTATCTGAGAAACAATAAGTCTCCTCAGAGTTTTACTATTTGCAGAACTTTCACTAACTTTATGGTGTCAAAAAGAAGTATAATTCTACACGGCATGACAAAGATAGCAATAAAATACGATAATATTGTCCCCTATAGTAGATTTTTTATGCGATGAACGAATTTAAGCGCATCGGAATGGACCGACTGATAGATAACCGTCTCAATGTACGCTGTGTGAACTATGGCTATTAGTATCGTGATATTGTGCTTGCACTATTCTGTGTTTATATCTGCGGTGGCGACCACATAGAGGATATTACCACCATATTGAACAAGTATCTGAACCTGCACCCAACAAAAAAGACATATCAACACATAAAATCATCTCACAAGAAAAAGTACTACGAAGTTAAGGAAAAAGTAAAAACGTTAACGCTCCAAGTTCAATGTTCCAAGTTCAATGTTCCAAGGCGAAATCAGGCTCTCACAGAATGCACAGATATGACAGATGCCCAGGAGGCACAGAGACCTGGCGGTCTTGGAACGCATAGAAAAATCCCTCCAAAAGCTTCAACCCTTGTTCTCCCCGTAGGGAGGGGAGTGATTAGCGAGATACACCTACGAATTACAAAATGATAGAATAGATAGTGCAAGCACCTTGTTAACTTGTAAACTGGCTCTATAACGAATCGTGTGGGCTGTTTGACCCGATTAGAATAATATCTGTTGTAATCATAGAAAGAAGTTGTTTAGTCAGTTTAGTTTTACTCTTTAACACTTTAGCCAACGGAAAAGTATTTTTAAGGTCTTAGTTCATACTATGTTTGTGAATGTTTACCATCATTTGCCGTTGTGCTGATACTCTGCACATGTGGTGCAGATGCTTAGCACATATGGTGCGGAGGGTTAACACCACATGTGCGGAGGGTAAAATTCACCATGATATAAGGATGACAGGGGATGAATTGTGAGCAAAATGTTGTAATACTAAGAATAAACAGGAGGTGTGTATAAGTTTGTTTAGCTCAAACTTTTTTATACTTTGTAGATTAATTTGTCTTCATCTGTTCAGCCATAAGGTCATTAAACATAGGAACGCTGGCAAGGAAAAAACTATTTATCCACACGATTCGTTATAGAACCTGTAAGCTCGTTAGCTCGTTAACTAAAAAAAGTATCACTTTTTTTTCTTGAACAAGCTAAATTTTTTCCCTAACATACCGTTCGGTTTTTTGCCACCAAACTTACGATAGAGTTTCCAGGCAAGGATGGCTCCATCTAACACACCTGCTCCGCTGGTGATGACACCAGTGAAAAACTTGCTTGGACTGCTCTTGTCTTTTGGCTTGTGCATAAGCTCATTCCACAATCCTTCAATCTTGTTGCTGTCTTTGACAATGTCAGTAAGCAGCTGAGCTTTACGCAGGCGTATGTCTTCGATTGACTTATATTCGGGGGTAAAGTGAGATGTGTGTGCCGTCATAAGCTTATTTTGACATAAAAAGATTTCCTAAGAACCTTACTAATGGGCGCGTGATAAGTACGTTGCGCAGCATAATAAAGACGATGAGTAGCAGCAGATAGCTACCCCCGACGATGAGGAAAGCCCAGGTGAGTGAACCGACTAATGGCTGCAAGGCGTAAACGGCAGCAAATGAGAAGTAGATGAGGGAGATAAGAAGGATAGCGCAAAATACGGTTACGACAGTAATGACCGTCAGTAGTCGCACTACCTTTTCTATTACATCGAGCTTCA is from Prevotella melaninogenica and encodes:
- a CDS encoding phage holin family protein, yielding MFSNDKNVETIAQLIEVLKHYIGLQSEYVKLDVIEKVVRLLTVITVVTVFCAILLISLIYFSFAAVYALQPLVGSLTWAFLIVGGSYLLLLIVFIMLRNVLITRPLVRFLGNLFMSK